The Lemur catta isolate mLemCat1 chromosome 6, mLemCat1.pri, whole genome shotgun sequence sequence AGTTAACCAAAAAATCAAGGCACATCTGAGGCCacttcctgcccaccccccttaaattcaattttaaaaatcagatttgaaCCCACTGCTTGCCTTCCAGCAGAAACTTGTGTTGTGCTGCCCTTAGTGAAGTGGTCCAGACCCGTCTCTTTGGGTGTGCTTGCCTGCTACGCCAGGGCCACCTTCCTGCTCCCTGATGGCGAGTGGCCAGGGCTGGCACTGGGTTGCAAATCCTCCCTGAGAACTCCAGTGGTCCTTGgcttttcccagcctccagccctgcccGAGGTTTCCGCCCTCTGCTTCTGCAAGAAAACTCAGGCTCCCCACTAGTGTCCCCACTGTCTCAACGTCCCTGCCCCATTCTGTGCCTTCTTTTGCTTCCCCCGAACGTCTCCCCTTCTCTAACTGTGCCACCTCTCTAAGCAGCACGTCTCTCCCCCAATTACAACACTGCTTATTTCCTTGCCTTGAAAATTATCACTTCCTTCATTTGCTCACTTGATCGTTGATTCTCCCCATTCGACTGGAAAGCCAATCAGGGAGGATCCTTGCCAGTTAGTCCCAGAGCCTAGCACGGTGCCTGCTTCATAGTAAATACCTAGTGAATGAATGgaggaacaaatgaatgaatgatagtaTTAAGTACACTGGATcagaaatcttttcattttcccccTAAGATGGTGAGGTGCTTATTTAGGGGGCTCTGGTCATTATTGTGCTATATTTGCATCACCTGCACAGGCCTGAAGTTTGCAATAAATGCAAGTTGAATTGAGGGAAAATCAAATCAGAGGAGACAGATCAGGGCTTCACAGGCAGACTGGACACAGAGAAACTGACATGGCAGGGCTGTGCCTCAGGAGGCGGGGCAGGTAGGGGAAGCTTAACAAAGACTTGGGGACTCTCAGAAGGAGCAGAGTGGCATTACTGAGAGAGGACTAGCCTGGGAGTCAGGGAAAACAATTCTAGTCGTGCTTTAATGAGaggtgtgaccttgagtaagtctCTTCTCTCTTGGTTTGCTCATCTCAAAAATGAATGGGACAGACCAGATTGTTTGTAAGATGCCTCCAGCTGAAACATCCCATGGTGCGAAGATTgatgttagaaaataaatacaagtaaaaGGGAAGGTAAccagcatcttgctctgtctgGAGGCCTGAGGGCTGGAGTTGATTCACTCCAGACTGGGCCACACTGCCCCTGACCCACGCACACTGCtatacatgtgcacacagaggctgccccagcccagggcctgtcTCCACAGCCAGAGAAGAATCAGGTAAGGAGGGGCACGGGGAGTGCAGCCTCCAGAAAAAGACCAAGGGCCAGAGAAGGAGGCCCGTGCTCCGGCAGTCTGGGCCCGGCTCCATCATCGGCAGCTCAGGGAAAACCCACTACCCAGAGTCCTGGGCACAGTTCCAGTTTGTCaactcctttctcctccctgaaAATAGAGCAGCCTGCCCCAAATCCATTTAGAAAAATCTAGAAGTCAGCTAAGCCTTGCTTATGAGGCCCTCCCCAGGCTAGGAAGTGCCAGCAGGGGATCCCCTCCCCAGACCGGGGCTGGCATTTGCAATAAATGCGAGTTGAACTGAGCTAAATCAAATGAGGGGAGACAGATCAGGCTTCGCAGGCATGACTGGGCACCAGGAGGCCGCCCTCTGCGTGACCGAGAAACTGATGAACTGATAGGACAGGGATGTGCAGCTCTCCAGCGAAGGCTGgggtttacatttttaaaggattgtgTTTTATAGGGTTATATAAAATTAAGGCTATATAATAGAGCCTCAGTTTTTGCCTCTTGGcctacaaagccaaaaatatttaccacCTGGCCCTTTTCAGAAATTTTGCCAACCCCTGCCCTAAACAATTGCTGAATCTCCCTGTTACTGGTAAAATCAGAGCTCCCGCCCCAGTCACTGGCCTTGAACTCTAAACTCCATCCCCGAATGATGGTGATGCGGGCAGCGATTCTCCTCCAGCCCACTAGTCTCATCTCCCTTATCCACCAtgctctcccctctgccctctcccggCAAGGTCTCCAGAAGATTTTCCTTTCTACCCCTGTCTAACTGATCCTTCCACCCCTGCCCTGATCCACAGAGCTCCACTTGGGAACCCCCTACAAGGGACTCGGTCACTTATTGTCTTGGGTGAGTTGCTTCTGTTCTGCGCTGACTGCTTCCCCAGTGAGACCGCAAGCTGTAACgcaggaaggcagggaccatgtcCTGGTGTTTTCCCCGGTCTCCCCACCACGCCTAGGAGAGGGCCGGGCCCAGAGTAGCTGTTAAGTAGATCTGTGCTGCCGAAGCCAAACGAGAGGGAGAAGGGCACCTGCCTACCACCCAAGTGTCCACTGTGCACAAGCCTGCCAGTGCTGGGGGGCACTTGAGCACGTGTCCCTGCATGAAGAGAAGCTCAGTTCCATCTGCCCTAAGCCTGAGAATGCTTATGTCACTCACACTAGAATAATGCAAATCCCAACGCTGTGGAAAGATTCCTCAAGGGCTCGTTCTCTGTTTCACTCTCCCCTCCAGGGAATGTCCCTGGAGCTGGGGCTtttaaagcacatgaaaaggttttttttcccctgaaccTGCAATTGCTTAGGATTCTGTGAGCATATgtgcaggagaaagaaaaaggaggtcGTGGAAAGGAGGGGCCAGCCAGATGCTTCCCTGTCCTCACGCAGTGTACGACACCCAAGCACAACCCTCTCTGTGGGCCTTGGTTGCCAAAGCCGGCAGATTATAAACCCAGGGATGGTTTCCTGCCGTGGGAGCCAAGAAACAACATCTGGATAAAAGCCTTGGTGGAGGCCCCTTGATTTAATCTCCTCAGGAAGGTAAAGGCTACGGAAATCAATGACAGCAGAGAAGCGGGGTAGGAGGGGACAGGAAGGGGTGCCTTACCTCAGGTAGCCCGGGAAAGAGCCGTAACATTCAGACCCTTTCCCTGCTATTCACGTCAAAAGGCAAAACAGGAAGGCTGGAAAGCAATAGTGCAGTCTGTTTCTAGAATCATAGTAACAGGTGCACTGAGAACCTGGAGAGATTGAGACACTTTCACCTGTCCGATGGGCGCCCCTCCTAGGGCCCCAGGAGAGGTCCTGCACCACGTCCCTGGCCTCCAGACTGGAAGGCTGCAGCAGGGCACTGGGGGGCCGGAGGCCAGGGTTCCCTCTTGAACCACCTTGGCCCTCTTTGTAGACCTGTCCTACAGTAGCCTCTCCTCCCATGAAAAACTGGGATCctcattctctcattctcttaCTCTATTCCTGAGGATTCTATAAGATGGCACCCATATTCCAGACACTTTAAAGATGCAGTCCCTTCTAATCGGACCAACATCTTGCCAGGAACCTGGACATATCTAAGACCAGGGTGCTGTTCTCTCTTTGTTGCTTAAGCCTAAACGGACAGCCCTTCAGGCCAAAGGTGGTgacatctcttttgtttttaagggaGGGTGCCCTAGGGGTGACTACCCAGTCCCAGTCACCCAGTCAGGTGTGTGCTAAACTACAAACATTAGCTTTAAAGGCATAGAGGGCTCGGAGGTGACACTGCATAGAGTTGAGCTCTGGCAAGATGCCCTGCTTTTAGGCAgattgtaaattataaataaataaagtgtctCTGTTCTTCTTCCTTTGCTTTAGCATGTAATGAAAAACAACAGAGCCTGCCTGCACCATCCTTCTGTTTCCTCCTCAGATTTGCTGCTAAAAGTTCCTGACTGGAAATGATTCCAGGCATTCACAGACACTGGCTTTTATTACTGTGTTGACTGTCTTGTATTTAAATGCACAATTCCCAGACATCAATTTAGTAGCACAGATCCCCCTTCCCCACATAGAGACCTGGACACATGCTCAGAAGCAGCCAGTAAGCCTACTGCTgtcctgggggaggtgggattcTGGACCGCCAATCCACCTTGGTGAGGACGTAAAACGAGCAGTCTTTGGATTATTTAGCAGAAAAAGTAACAGCAGGAATCCGGAGCCCCACGGCAGATAGCTAATCCCAGAGAGAAATGACAACCACTGTGAATGCCTACTGTGATTGTTTTGCCACAACCATTCCTGACAAGGGAACAAGAGGATTTGTTCTGAGTTTAGGGATTACTCAGGGCAAGGCCACAATCTGCAGAAAACAGCCTGTAACGTGGACAAGCAAATCCTTCCATTTGGCCTCTGGCTGCAAGAGAGGCATGGCACTGTCCTCTGCCACGCCACGGGGGCAGTGAACAGCCGGCACCGGTCCCTCCGTGGTTTGCACACCAGGCTGCTGTGCTGTGCTGTTGTGAACTGGCTGCGTGTCTCTGAGAGTCCGGCTTGCTGCTTAGAGCTGTTGAGAGCCACGCTACGGAGGGCTTAACACCTGCACACAAGGGAGACTTCACAAATCCAGTGCCTGGAGACCCCAGTGGGACAGTTGGGGTCTGAGCCCCTTTTCCTTTTAGTCCCCCCATACTCCATGCTGACATGGGGGCTCATACCACACCTTCAGGCAGCACGTTGCAGAGGTGTCTGTGTCATGAACAGCCTAGGACAAACAGAATCCACCCAACACTGTCTACGAGGCACAGAGGGGGCCTGTCAGAAAGATGTTGCTGAGCAAATCATGAGCTTTCCAAGCTTGCTAACACCCTAGGCAAAGTGCTTGCTCTGACTCCAAAACCAGAAACAGCCAGTGacagcctatttttaaaaatttcaaaaactatatCAGCTGTAGAAAAACCAACACTTGCCTCAACCAAGTAACCTTTTATTTCCagggataaaaataaagagaataaattattGGAAGTCTTCCtccaacattgttaaaatgctttTTGAAGAAAGTTACAAGGATTGTTTAAGGCGCACAGAAAAAGTTAGATTTGCCTTTCTTCCAGAACATTCCCTGCCCTAGACACAAAGCACTGATACCACATCCCAGGAAAGAGAGAGGCTTGGAGACACAGAAACCAGAAAAGCCCTGCCAGGGTCTTGGCTGTAATAGAAGTATCACAGAAAAACATCAGCACCACTCTCTCTTCCATAAATACAACGTATATCttgaaaatatatccaaaatgtcTCTATCTGAACTACAGTACAAAAATCCACTCAccagccataaaaataatatttcccctATTCACAAATATAATCATATGTAGAAGAAATTTGGAACACACTGATGGGGGGGGTACAAAAATCTCTTGGGATCTGGGctatttaaagtcatttttgtttGGGTTATCCCTCTGCTGGGTATAGGAAACTGGCCACAAATACATCCATCTCACAGCGCTCACCATTTCAACAGCTCCTGCGTCATGGAAcctggtactttttaaaaataggcgaCCCTTGGTGTcatggaaaaaaagaggaaaaatggggggatcaggagagggagggagtgcAGGAGTGAAAGGACAGGGACAGACTAAGGTTACAGCATGGCTTCTAATACTCTCCGGTATAAAGCGGATACCCAGCAGGCCTCCCCCTTCACACCCCACTGCCACCAGTCTGCCTGGATCGCCCTTCACAAATCTGTTTCCCGGCTGGTGTCCAGGCAGAGGGCATACAGGGACCTCCGCAAGTCCACGTTGCTCTTGGCCTTGAGGTTACACTTCTCCAGGGGGCAGCTGCCCCTTCGGGCACTGTCTGCATTGTCCAGGGAGCCGCCAGTCTTGCAGAAGGAAGCCTTGTTCCAGCTGGCCTTCCGCTGGCCTCCTCTGTCCAGCCCGGTCCCCTGGCTCTGACTGCCTTGCTCTTCCTTAAGGGCTGCCTGCTCCTCGTGGTCCGTTTCCCGGTGGTAGAAGTAGTTGAAGTTGGAGACGATGACGGGCACAGGCAGGGCAATGGTGAGGACCCCGGCGATGGCGCACAACGAGCCCACGATCTTGCCCCCCACCGTGATGGGCCTCATGTCGCCGTAGCCCACGGTGGTCATGGTGACTACCGCCCACCAGAAGGCATCCGGGATGCTGGAGAAGTGGGTCCCCTGGTTGTCAGCCTCTGCGAAGTAGACGGCACTGGAGAAGAGGATGACCCCGATGAACAGGAAGAAGATGAGCAGCCCCAGCTCCCTCATGGAGGCCTGCAAGGTCTTGCCCAGGATCTGCAGCCCCTTGGAGTGGCGGGAGAGCTTGAAGATGCGGAACACCCGGACCAGGCGGATCACTCTGAGGATGGCCAGGGACATGGCCTGCTGCCCGTTCtggccgccccctcccccgccacctgGCTGCTGCTCTGCCAGCTCGGTGCCCAGGGTGATGAAGTAGGGGAAGATGGCCACGACATCGATGATGTTCATGATGTTCCGCGAGAACTCCGCCTTGCTGGGGCAGGCAAAGAAGCGCACGAGCAGCTCGAAGGTGAACCAGATGACGCACGTGGTCTCCACAATGAAGAAAGGGTCCGCCAGGGTCCTCGGCAGCAGCGGTGCCACCGTCGGACCCGAGGGGGGCGCCACGCCCCCGCTGCCATTGGCCCCTGGGGCGGGCGCAGGAGGCCGGGGCGGCGCTGGGGGGTGGCGGAGCAGCTCCCGTTCGTCCCTGAACTCGGGCAGGGTCTCCAGGCAGAAGGTGATGATGGAGATGAGGATGACCAAGACCGAAACGATGGCGATGGCCCGCGCCGACCCGGAGCTTTCCGGGTACTCGAAGATAAGCCACACCTGGCGCTGGAACTCGTTGCGGGGCAAGGGTTTCTCCTCCTCTTTAATGAAGCCCTCGTCCTCCCGGAAGCGCTCCATGGCCTCGTCCCCCAGCTGGTAGAAGCGAATCTCGTCCGCGAACACGTCCAGGGAGACGTTGACCGGCCTCCGCAGGCGGCCCCCCGACTGGTAGTAGTAGAGGATGCCGTCGAAGCTGGGCCGGTTGCGGTCGAAGAAGTACTCGTTCCTCAGGGGGTCGAAGTAGCGCAGGCGCTTGGCCGGGTCCCCCAGGAGGGTGTTGGGGAACTGCGCCAGGGTGCCCAGCTGCGTCTCGAAGCGCAGCCCGGAGATGTTGATGAGGACGCGCTGGTGGTGAAGGGACGCGGCGCCCAGCGCCTGGTCCTCCGCCATGCCCAGGCCCGggtctccttccccctcctcgtTCTCCGGAGGCGGCCGTCTAGGCTGCGGCAGCTCCTCCGGCAGCGGCAGCGGAGGCAAAGGCCGCCCTCCCGGGTCCGCGCCCCTCTGCGAGCCGCGCCCCGTTGGCGCCGCCTCCATGGGCCCATCGTTAAGCCCAGCCGTCGGGGCACACTGGCGCTCTCCTCCCCCTGTGGCCTGGCTGCAGCCTGCCCGggcctcacctcctcctctgacGGTCATGGCACTGCCGTTCTCCAGGGGCACCAGGGCGAGCTCCATGGCGCGGGGGCAGGGGGCATGCTGCGCCCCGGCGACCGGCTCCCGCGCCCCCCGCTCCCGCGCCACCGGCGCCCAGCGCGGGCTCCTCTCCTGCCGACGGCCGGCCCCGCTGTGGGGCGGGCGGGGGCTGCTGGCGCGATCCTCTCGCTGGGTCCTGACGTCAGGAAGCCGctgccctgctctctgcctctgtctgttCTGGCAGCCCGTTACCAAGCAGCCGAAAAGCCGCCTTCCCGCAGATGCAACCTTCAGCCACCCCTCTGGCTGCGCCGCGCCGCGCCGGCCCCCACCCTCCGCGCTaccccgcctcccctcccctcccctcccctcccctccccagcttcctTCCCCGGAGGCGGGTGTCTCCCGGGAGGGCGCAGCTGGGGCCCCGGGcgagggaagggagggggccgAGAAGGGCGCAGCCCCgcggagggagggaagggggaggctggAGGAACAGGTTGTACCGAGAGCGCTGAGACTCCCAGGGCAACCAGATGAGAATAGCTCTGCATTTCAGTTCACCTGGGAACCTGCTGGAAGCCGGTGGACTCCAGGGGAAATGAACTGCCTTGGGTTGAAGGATGAGGCTTTGAGCTGAGCTGGAGAATGACAGACGGGAGACAACAGTCCTTTTTACTTTGGAGAAATACCGGTTTCTCTTTGGGAAGAATAAAGACTGGAGGGGGCGTAGAGGAGCTATGGACCTTGAAATACATGTATCAGTGGAGAAGCGTCTCCCTTCCCATCTTCCTACAGACCCACAAAAAGGTATGGGCTGAAACCTCGCAGCGGCCCCTGCCCTTGCCCTGGGAAAAGCCCTGCTCTCAGTCCAGACGGGTAGTCAGCCCGCACAGACCCTGCGGCAGCCCCAGGCAGGTAGGCTGGTCAGGAGATGAGCTGTCGGTCTCCTAACATAGCGGACACATAGCCCCTCTGCAG is a genomic window containing:
- the KCNA5 gene encoding potassium voltage-gated channel subfamily A member 5 — translated: MELALVPLENGSAMTVRGGGEARAGCSQATGGGERQCAPTAGLNDGPMEAAPTGRGSQRGADPGGRPLPPLPLPEELPQPRRPPPENEEGEGDPGLGMAEDQALGAASLHHQRVLINISGLRFETQLGTLAQFPNTLLGDPAKRLRYFDPLRNEYFFDRNRPSFDGILYYYQSGGRLRRPVNVSLDVFADEIRFYQLGDEAMERFREDEGFIKEEEKPLPRNEFQRQVWLIFEYPESSGSARAIAIVSVLVILISIITFCLETLPEFRDERELLRHPPAPPRPPAPAPGANGSGGVAPPSGPTVAPLLPRTLADPFFIVETTCVIWFTFELLVRFFACPSKAEFSRNIMNIIDVVAIFPYFITLGTELAEQQPGGGGGGGQNGQQAMSLAILRVIRLVRVFRIFKLSRHSKGLQILGKTLQASMRELGLLIFFLFIGVILFSSAVYFAEADNQGTHFSSIPDAFWWAVVTMTTVGYGDMRPITVGGKIVGSLCAIAGVLTIALPVPVIVSNFNYFYHRETDHEEQAALKEEQGSQSQGTGLDRGGQRKASWNKASFCKTGGSLDNADSARRGSCPLEKCNLKAKSNVDLRRSLYALCLDTSRETDL